From a region of the Microterricola gilva genome:
- a CDS encoding sensor histidine kinase → MAEWLQSDASSSVLLIVAAVLVLALAVTVVLWLRAARRLRRSDRDWTSAERTRIDLELSLAEQTGRLGIVRELQDVAVLNVSRLITQAEGARYTAESDPSSAARVVGAIVESGREAVGDMRRVLTVAREGESVSSRQPGLQSARDLFRVMRDAGLTIVFDESGERYELKPGAELAIFRILQGALANALKHGGTGTEAKVSFSWTRDGLQLLVDDDGIRAKARRAGLDSEAINRDTAYTIDDDLHALTSNFSGAGLTQMKQRAELYGGVFQARTVPGVGFSVSVIFPALRFHNGVHSVNLAR, encoded by the coding sequence ATGGCCGAATGGCTGCAGAGCGACGCGTCGTCGTCGGTGCTGTTGATCGTGGCGGCGGTGCTTGTGCTCGCTCTGGCAGTGACAGTGGTGCTCTGGCTCAGGGCCGCGCGGCGGTTGCGCCGGAGCGATCGGGACTGGACGAGTGCCGAGCGCACCCGCATCGACCTCGAACTCTCGCTGGCCGAGCAGACCGGCCGCCTCGGCATCGTGCGCGAGCTGCAGGACGTCGCCGTGCTCAACGTCTCCCGCCTGATCACCCAGGCAGAGGGCGCGCGCTACACCGCCGAAAGCGACCCCAGTTCGGCCGCCCGCGTCGTCGGCGCGATCGTCGAGTCCGGCCGTGAGGCCGTCGGCGACATGCGCCGCGTGCTCACCGTGGCGCGCGAGGGTGAATCCGTCTCCTCGCGCCAGCCGGGGCTGCAGTCGGCCCGTGACCTCTTCCGCGTGATGCGGGATGCCGGCCTCACCATCGTCTTCGACGAATCGGGTGAGCGCTACGAGCTCAAGCCGGGTGCCGAGCTGGCCATCTTCCGCATTCTGCAGGGGGCGCTGGCCAACGCGCTCAAGCACGGCGGAACCGGCACGGAGGCGAAGGTCTCGTTCAGCTGGACCCGTGACGGGCTGCAGCTGCTCGTCGACGACGACGGCATCCGGGCCAAGGCCCGCCGCGCCGGCCTGGATTCCGAGGCGATCAACCGCGACACCGCGTACACGATCGACGACGACCTGCACGCGCTCACGTCCAACTTCTCCGGCGCCGGCCTCACCCAGATGAAGCAGCGCGCCGAGCTCTACGGCGGCGTGTTCCAGGCCCGCACCGTTCCCGGCGTCGGCTTCTCGGTGTCGGTCATCTTCCCCGCGCTGCGCTTCCACAATGGGGTGCACAGCGTCAACCTCGCGCGATGA
- a CDS encoding SHOCT domain-containing protein: MFTTLMSSPAIATVAAHPYGWGGPSWLFILIPIFWITLFVLFFVFMGRRWRGRGYGPHGWAPTVSAEQTLSERYARGDIDETEYRARLEVLRANRPER; the protein is encoded by the coding sequence ATGTTCACAACACTCATGTCCTCCCCGGCCATCGCCACGGTCGCCGCCCATCCTTACGGCTGGGGCGGGCCGAGCTGGCTCTTCATCCTGATCCCGATCTTCTGGATCACCCTGTTCGTGCTGTTCTTCGTCTTCATGGGCCGCCGTTGGCGCGGCCGCGGCTACGGCCCGCACGGCTGGGCACCGACCGTCTCGGCCGAGCAGACGCTGTCGGAGCGCTACGCCCGCGGCGACATCGACGAGACCGAGTATCGGGCGCGCCTGGAGGTGCTGCGGGCGAACCGTCCGGAGCGCTAG
- a CDS encoding response regulator gives MISVYLADDQALVRGGFRALLESEADLTVVGEAGTGRAVLDGVRATRPDVVLMDIRMPDGDGLWATAAITADPALAHTHVVMVTTFELDDYVAEAIRAGASGFLVKDTEPVELIRAVRVAAAGDALLSPGVTRRLLARMAAGLKDAPNTEQLAVLTEREREVLTLVGRGLSNDEIAEALVLSPLTAKTHVSRVMGKLGARDRVHLVVTAYETGLVRAGWN, from the coding sequence GTGATCAGCGTCTACCTGGCCGACGACCAGGCGCTCGTGCGCGGCGGATTCCGGGCACTGCTGGAGTCGGAGGCCGACCTCACCGTCGTCGGTGAGGCAGGCACAGGGCGCGCGGTGCTCGATGGGGTGCGCGCCACCAGGCCCGATGTCGTGCTGATGGACATCCGGATGCCGGACGGCGACGGGCTGTGGGCCACCGCGGCGATCACCGCTGATCCCGCCCTCGCCCACACGCACGTCGTCATGGTGACGACGTTCGAGCTCGACGACTACGTTGCAGAGGCGATCCGCGCCGGCGCGAGCGGCTTCCTCGTCAAGGACACCGAACCGGTGGAGCTGATCCGGGCCGTTCGGGTCGCGGCCGCAGGCGACGCGCTGCTCTCGCCCGGCGTGACGCGCCGCCTGCTTGCGCGGATGGCGGCCGGCCTGAAGGACGCACCGAACACCGAGCAGCTCGCCGTGCTCACCGAGAGGGAGCGCGAGGTGCTCACCCTCGTCGGGCGCGGCCTCAGCAACGACGAGATCGCCGAGGCACTCGTGCTCAGCCCGTTGACGGCGAAGACCCACGTGTCCCGGGTGATGGGCAAGCTCGGCGCGCGCGACCGGGTCCACCTCGTCGTGACGGCGTACGAGACCGGCCTGGTGCGCGCGGGCTGGAACTGA
- a CDS encoding sensor histidine kinase encodes MTRSAGPDQWGTPWGSGPWQWGRSESGPPRGARWFPVVLSLLVQLVVAVVLLARDEFGGAPASAAVLASPVLAAMLGSFLLLWLRRWPGPSVVAVALCTFPAIFLSTIPVPIAIPLAFAVIGATVRGARVWVWSTVGAGLLLTVALAFTVAERPSDIVRPLAVMLVLSVLVGLGEAIRNRRDRFAEYRAAAVRRRQSEAEKERVRIARELHDVLAHSLSSINVQASVGLHLIDEQPEKAAEALANIKATSKSALEEVRGVLGFLRSSVDGADEAAPRMPQPELARLPALVESVSALGVNVTLAGQPPLGLAQLAELTIYRVVQEALTNITRHSTAKNATVAFTDDGGSTLVTVTDDGTHPPGTELVEGRGLLGMQERAVLLGGTLESGWLPEGGFRVALRLPRGGDLS; translated from the coding sequence ATGACACGCTCAGCCGGCCCCGATCAGTGGGGAACCCCGTGGGGTTCCGGCCCGTGGCAGTGGGGCCGCAGCGAGAGCGGGCCGCCCCGCGGAGCTCGCTGGTTTCCCGTTGTGCTGTCGCTGCTGGTGCAGCTGGTGGTCGCCGTCGTGTTGCTCGCCAGGGACGAATTCGGGGGAGCGCCGGCATCCGCAGCGGTGCTCGCCTCACCGGTGCTCGCCGCCATGCTCGGCTCGTTCCTGCTGCTCTGGCTGCGCCGCTGGCCGGGGCCGAGCGTCGTGGCCGTCGCCCTCTGCACCTTCCCGGCGATCTTCCTGAGCACCATTCCCGTGCCCATCGCCATCCCGCTGGCCTTCGCGGTGATTGGCGCGACCGTGCGCGGCGCACGGGTGTGGGTGTGGAGCACGGTCGGGGCCGGCCTGCTGCTCACCGTCGCACTCGCGTTCACGGTTGCCGAGCGCCCGAGCGACATCGTGCGCCCGCTCGCGGTGATGCTCGTGCTCAGCGTTCTCGTCGGGCTGGGGGAGGCGATTCGCAACCGGCGCGACCGTTTCGCCGAGTACCGCGCGGCGGCAGTCCGCAGGCGGCAGAGCGAGGCCGAGAAAGAGCGCGTGCGCATCGCCAGGGAGCTCCACGACGTGCTCGCCCACTCCCTCTCCTCGATCAACGTGCAGGCGAGCGTCGGCCTGCACCTCATCGACGAGCAGCCGGAGAAGGCCGCGGAGGCGCTGGCGAACATCAAGGCGACGAGCAAGTCGGCCCTCGAGGAGGTGCGCGGTGTGCTCGGCTTCCTCCGCTCGAGTGTCGACGGTGCCGATGAGGCGGCCCCGCGCATGCCGCAACCGGAGCTGGCCCGGCTGCCCGCGCTCGTCGAATCCGTCTCGGCGCTCGGCGTGAACGTCACGCTCGCCGGGCAGCCACCGCTCGGCCTGGCCCAGCTCGCCGAGCTCACCATCTACCGTGTCGTCCAGGAGGCGCTGACCAACATCACCAGGCACTCCACCGCGAAGAACGCCACGGTGGCGTTCACGGATGACGGCGGCAGCACCCTCGTGACCGTGACCGACGACGGCACCCACCCGCCCGGCACGGAACTCGTCGAGGGGCGCGGGCTTCTCGGCATGCAGGAGCGCGCGGTGCTCCTCGGCGGAACACTGGAATCCGGATGGCTGCCGGAGGGCGGCTTCCGCGTAGCGCTCCGGCTGCCCAGGGGCGGAGATCTGTCGTGA
- a CDS encoding glycoside hydrolase family 3 protein codes for MTDTINTTPDAAATAPVDPTYRDATLSTDERVENLLGQMTLEEKAGLFFQTMITMTQDGELSQGDPTFGLPANEVFVIDKGMNHFNVMGSAPTPELMATWHNALQTLAATTRLGIPVTISTDPRHSFSDNPLAGMMAGPFSSWPESIGLAAIRDEDVVEQFGDIARQEYLAVGIRLALHPQIDLATEPRWGRQVATFGEDPELTSALGAAYIRGFQGETLGSDSVSTMTKHFPGGGPQMDGEDAHFAYGREQVYPGDQFDLHLKPFEAAFEAGTSQIMPYYGMPVGTEHEEVGFGFNKSVITGLLRERFGFDGIVCTDWGLISDSEIMGQPFPARAWGVEHLTPRERMLKIIEAGVDQFGGEAIPEMLIELVRSGDVSEARLDESARRLLREKFVLGLFDAPLVDVEKAGRVVGSAEFRAAGEAAQRASITVLTNTASDAGTPALPLARGLKLYVEGIDADVAAEYGTVVETPAEADAAVIRVQAPFDVRETFFENFFHQGSLDFTDEAIAHVREIAAAVPTVLDVHLDRPAILTPIIDAPVAVVANYGANARALLDVLTGAAAAKGKLPFDLPSSMAAVEASREDVPFDTKDPLFRFGHGLTV; via the coding sequence ATGACCGACACCATCAACACGACCCCGGATGCCGCGGCAACCGCCCCCGTCGACCCGACGTACCGCGACGCAACGCTCTCAACCGATGAGCGCGTCGAGAACCTGCTCGGTCAGATGACGCTCGAGGAGAAGGCCGGACTCTTCTTCCAGACCATGATCACCATGACGCAAGACGGGGAGCTCTCCCAGGGCGACCCGACCTTCGGCCTGCCGGCCAACGAGGTGTTCGTCATCGACAAGGGCATGAACCACTTCAATGTGATGGGCTCCGCCCCGACGCCCGAGCTCATGGCGACGTGGCACAACGCGCTGCAGACGCTCGCGGCCACCACCCGCCTCGGCATCCCCGTCACGATCTCGACCGACCCCCGCCACTCCTTCAGCGACAACCCGCTCGCCGGCATGATGGCCGGGCCGTTCTCGTCCTGGCCGGAGTCGATCGGTCTCGCCGCCATCCGCGATGAGGACGTCGTCGAGCAGTTCGGCGACATCGCGCGTCAGGAGTACCTGGCCGTCGGCATCCGCCTCGCCCTGCACCCGCAGATCGACCTCGCCACCGAGCCGCGCTGGGGCCGCCAGGTCGCCACCTTCGGCGAGGACCCGGAGCTGACCAGCGCGCTCGGCGCCGCGTACATCCGCGGATTCCAGGGCGAAACCCTCGGCAGCGACTCCGTCTCGACGATGACGAAGCACTTCCCGGGCGGCGGCCCGCAGATGGACGGCGAGGACGCACACTTCGCCTACGGCCGCGAGCAGGTCTATCCCGGTGACCAGTTCGATCTGCACCTCAAGCCCTTCGAGGCGGCCTTCGAGGCCGGCACCAGCCAGATCATGCCGTACTACGGCATGCCGGTCGGCACCGAGCACGAAGAGGTCGGCTTCGGCTTCAACAAGAGCGTCATCACCGGTCTGCTGCGCGAGCGCTTCGGCTTCGATGGCATCGTCTGCACCGACTGGGGCCTCATCTCCGATTCCGAGATCATGGGCCAGCCGTTCCCGGCCCGTGCCTGGGGCGTTGAACACCTGACCCCGCGCGAGCGCATGCTCAAGATCATCGAGGCCGGCGTCGACCAGTTCGGTGGCGAGGCGATCCCCGAGATGCTGATCGAGCTCGTGCGGAGCGGTGACGTCAGCGAGGCACGCCTCGACGAGTCCGCTCGCCGCCTGCTGCGCGAGAAGTTCGTGCTCGGCCTCTTCGACGCGCCGCTCGTCGACGTGGAGAAGGCCGGCCGGGTCGTCGGCTCCGCCGAGTTCCGTGCGGCGGGCGAGGCCGCCCAGCGCGCCTCCATCACCGTGCTCACCAACACCGCATCGGATGCCGGCACCCCGGCGCTTCCGCTGGCACGCGGCCTCAAGCTTTACGTCGAGGGCATCGATGCAGACGTTGCCGCGGAGTACGGCACCGTCGTCGAGACGCCGGCCGAGGCCGACGCCGCCGTCATCCGCGTCCAGGCGCCGTTCGACGTGCGCGAGACGTTCTTCGAGAACTTCTTCCACCAGGGCTCGCTCGACTTCACCGACGAGGCGATCGCCCACGTTCGTGAGATCGCCGCCGCCGTGCCGACCGTGCTCGACGTGCACCTGGATCGCCCCGCGATCCTGACGCCGATCATCGACGCCCCCGTCGCCGTCGTCGCCAACTACGGTGCGAACGCCCGTGCGCTCCTCGACGTGCTCACCGGCGCTGCGGCGGCCAAGGGCAAGCTCCCGTTCGATCTGCCGTCGAGCATGGCCGCCGTCGAGGCGAGCCGTGAGGACGTTCCGTTCGACACGAAGGACCCGCTGTTCCGCTTCGGGCACGGCCTCACGGTCTGA
- a CDS encoding MFS transporter, with translation MTESSVAAEATNTGTGGVAELPHGAQKARAPRGYILGLASSNFGVYLALLTPVMVSLAFKVQHITSSPEEATAALGLIMGVGALFALLCNPLVGRLSDRTVSRFGMRRPWMLGGAIVGLAAFALIGVATSTWMVLLGWCVVQASMNGLLAASTATVPDQVPVSVRGKVSGIIGLTTPLGILGGSFLVNFLADDFARFVVPGVIALVLVSAFVFILKDRVLTEKPAERYGVKEFFGSFVFNPVKHKDFGWTWLTKFLVMFGYAGIATFLPFYLTQQFELGEQEAIGIILMANMASMLAMAISGPIGGILSDKFGKRRPFVAVAGGIMAIGLVVLAFAPSIEMVIVAQTIIGFGAGSFMSVDTALATQVLPNSNDTAKDLGVLNIANALPQSIAPAIAPAIIAFGATTALGGYTTYYLFGAVVALAGAVLVYRIKGVK, from the coding sequence ATGACAGAGTCGTCGGTGGCCGCGGAAGCGACCAACACTGGTACTGGAGGCGTCGCAGAGCTCCCGCACGGAGCACAGAAGGCACGCGCACCGCGCGGCTACATTCTGGGTCTCGCATCCTCCAACTTCGGTGTGTACCTGGCCCTGCTGACGCCGGTCATGGTGTCGCTGGCGTTCAAGGTGCAGCACATCACCTCCTCGCCGGAGGAGGCAACCGCCGCGCTCGGCCTGATCATGGGTGTCGGCGCGCTCTTCGCCCTGCTGTGCAACCCCCTCGTCGGCCGTCTCTCCGACCGCACGGTGTCCCGCTTCGGCATGCGCCGGCCCTGGATGCTCGGTGGCGCTATCGTCGGCCTCGCCGCCTTCGCGCTGATCGGCGTCGCCACCAGCACCTGGATGGTGCTGCTCGGCTGGTGCGTCGTGCAGGCCTCCATGAACGGTCTCCTCGCGGCATCCACCGCCACCGTCCCCGACCAGGTCCCGGTCTCCGTCCGTGGCAAGGTCTCCGGCATCATCGGCCTCACCACGCCCCTCGGCATCCTCGGCGGCAGCTTCCTCGTGAACTTCCTCGCCGATGACTTCGCTCGTTTCGTCGTTCCCGGCGTGATCGCCCTCGTTCTCGTCAGCGCCTTCGTCTTCATCCTCAAGGACCGCGTTCTCACCGAGAAGCCGGCCGAGCGCTACGGCGTCAAGGAGTTCTTCGGCTCCTTCGTCTTCAACCCGGTCAAGCACAAGGACTTCGGCTGGACCTGGCTGACCAAGTTCCTCGTCATGTTCGGCTACGCCGGCATCGCGACCTTCCTGCCCTTCTACCTCACCCAGCAGTTCGAGCTGGGCGAGCAGGAGGCCATCGGCATCATCCTCATGGCCAACATGGCATCGATGCTCGCCATGGCCATCTCCGGTCCGATCGGCGGCATCCTCTCCGACAAGTTCGGCAAGCGTCGTCCGTTCGTCGCCGTCGCCGGCGGCATCATGGCGATCGGCCTGGTCGTGCTCGCGTTCGCCCCGAGCATCGAGATGGTCATCGTCGCCCAGACCATCATCGGCTTCGGCGCCGGCTCCTTCATGTCGGTCGACACCGCACTGGCCACCCAGGTGCTGCCGAACTCGAACGACACCGCCAAGGACCTCGGCGTCCTGAACATCGCCAACGCCCTTCCCCAGTCGATCGCCCCGGCGATCGCTCCGGCCATCATCGCCTTCGGCGCCACCACGGCGCTCGGCGGCTACACCACCTATTACCTCTTCGGCGCCGTAGTCGCACTGGCCGGCGCAGTCCTCGTGTACCGAATCAAGGGAGTCAAGTAA
- a CDS encoding TetR/AcrR family transcriptional regulator yields MIDAIATRVPSLALAGPPASARSVTAARTRAAILTAATELFLEQGFGAVSVRDIATHAGLSHPGVLRHFASKDEILSAVVDGLSEQSRELLGERAFTLDVVGELARLNAEIPGYIALFTTLAGEATSVAHPAHERFRERHASLRTMSAELFHDAVDAGSIPRDSDLVSESVRLTAAWDGLQLISLYLPERCDVPEMLETHIRRLHGLDAPRPSTGQSTVNAIDFEKPWVLDLGYAPGRERRVRIVEEASKLFASRGFHATSLREISERVGIGKSTLLHHFSTKDDLLAAVIAHRDAALEYRAVPTREGLSPLATLLAFPDAARHDTGRMPGLIELYAVLSAEAAAPAHPAHDYFHRRFETVIGTFAELFARSAASGHMRADLDPEYEAVWLAALWDGLQLQWLYDPESVSVGDELEKHLKQLLVSADD; encoded by the coding sequence ATGATCGACGCAATCGCCACACGAGTTCCATCGTTGGCGCTCGCGGGGCCACCGGCATCCGCACGCTCCGTCACCGCCGCACGCACGCGCGCCGCCATACTCACCGCCGCCACCGAGCTCTTCCTCGAGCAGGGCTTCGGCGCCGTCTCGGTGCGCGACATCGCCACCCATGCCGGGCTCTCTCACCCGGGTGTTCTTCGCCACTTCGCGTCCAAGGACGAGATCCTCTCGGCCGTGGTCGACGGGCTGTCTGAACAGAGCAGAGAGTTGCTCGGCGAACGCGCATTCACGCTCGACGTCGTCGGCGAGCTGGCGCGGTTGAATGCGGAGATCCCCGGATACATCGCGCTCTTCACGACGCTGGCGGGTGAGGCCACCAGTGTCGCTCACCCGGCGCACGAGCGTTTCCGGGAGCGCCACGCGAGCCTGCGAACGATGTCGGCGGAGCTCTTCCACGATGCCGTGGATGCCGGATCGATCCCCCGGGACTCCGACCTCGTGTCGGAGTCGGTCCGCCTCACCGCCGCCTGGGACGGTCTGCAGCTGATCTCGCTCTATCTGCCGGAGCGCTGCGACGTACCGGAAATGCTCGAGACACACATCCGTCGGCTCCACGGACTCGACGCTCCGCGCCCGTCAACGGGGCAGAGCACCGTCAACGCCATCGACTTCGAAAAGCCGTGGGTGCTCGACCTCGGTTATGCACCCGGCCGGGAGCGGCGAGTGCGCATCGTCGAGGAGGCGTCAAAGCTCTTCGCCAGCCGCGGCTTTCACGCCACGAGCCTCCGTGAGATCTCCGAGCGCGTCGGCATCGGCAAGTCGACGCTGTTGCACCACTTCTCGACCAAGGACGACCTGCTCGCTGCGGTCATCGCCCACCGTGACGCGGCGCTCGAGTACCGGGCCGTACCGACACGCGAAGGGCTGAGTCCCCTGGCGACGCTGCTGGCGTTCCCCGACGCCGCCCGCCACGACACCGGGCGCATGCCCGGCCTGATCGAGCTGTACGCGGTGCTCTCCGCCGAGGCCGCAGCTCCGGCGCATCCGGCGCACGACTACTTCCACAGGCGCTTCGAGACCGTGATCGGAACCTTCGCGGAGCTCTTCGCGCGTTCTGCGGCATCCGGGCACATGCGCGCAGACCTCGACCCCGAGTACGAGGCGGTCTGGCTCGCTGCTCTCTGGGACGGCCTCCAGCTGCAGTGGCTCTACGATCCGGAGAGCGTCAGCGTCGGCGACGAGCTCGAGAAGCACCTCAAGCAGCTGCTGGTCTCGGCCGACGACTAG
- a CDS encoding thiamine pyrophosphate-binding protein — MTIADTRDADTAGRAVLQTLRAYGVDTIFGIPGTHNLELYRPLSDLGIRAVTTRHEQGAGYAADGWAQQTGLPGVVITTSGPGLQNAMSAVGTAFCESRAMIVLSPGAAIGDEFADRGTLHETKNSSAMADAVAEWSRRVRSAAEAVEAVHDAFELFRTGRPRPIHIEIPLDVLEAPAALPAEAREARPGVVAARVDSDAVASAAATIEAAGNPVIIAGGGATRATAEVTALAERLGAPVLTTLNGKGTMDERHALALGASLRLPAARRVAEAADVLIVLGSKLGDAELWVPQLRPRGRVIRVDISAPQLQKNLAADVAIRGDTAGVVAELLPMVAHRGGAGSDLGAVRTEIAAQIVAALPSTVALGAQIVDALPDDAIVAGDSSQIVYLAVANQLRQARPHSMLYTPTYATLGYGLPAAIGARIANPTRPVVTVIGDGALMFCVNELMTAVEQRLDLTVVCVDNGGYAEIKQNEQDRGISPIGVDLLQPDWAMLATAFGATGISVDEGPDVGAAIRAAVEAGGVQLVHIRHKA, encoded by the coding sequence ATGACGATCGCCGACACGCGCGACGCCGACACGGCCGGGCGGGCGGTGCTCCAGACGCTGCGCGCCTACGGTGTCGACACGATCTTCGGTATTCCGGGGACGCACAACCTGGAGCTGTACCGACCGCTCTCGGACCTCGGCATCCGTGCCGTGACGACCCGGCACGAGCAGGGTGCCGGATATGCGGCAGACGGCTGGGCGCAGCAGACCGGCCTCCCCGGTGTCGTCATCACGACATCCGGCCCGGGCCTCCAGAACGCGATGAGCGCGGTCGGCACGGCGTTCTGCGAGTCGCGAGCGATGATCGTGCTGTCGCCGGGCGCGGCGATCGGCGACGAGTTCGCTGATCGGGGCACGCTGCACGAGACGAAGAACTCCTCCGCGATGGCTGACGCCGTCGCCGAATGGTCTCGACGGGTGCGCTCCGCCGCGGAGGCGGTTGAGGCCGTGCACGACGCCTTCGAGTTGTTCCGTACTGGACGGCCGCGGCCGATTCATATCGAGATTCCGCTTGACGTGCTTGAGGCTCCAGCCGCGTTGCCGGCCGAGGCGCGCGAGGCACGGCCGGGCGTCGTGGCGGCACGCGTGGACTCGGATGCGGTGGCAAGCGCCGCGGCGACCATCGAGGCTGCAGGGAATCCCGTGATCATCGCCGGCGGGGGCGCGACCCGTGCCACCGCCGAGGTGACTGCGCTGGCCGAGCGTTTGGGGGCGCCAGTTCTGACCACTCTCAACGGCAAGGGCACGATGGACGAGCGCCACGCGCTGGCACTGGGCGCAAGCCTGCGCCTGCCGGCCGCACGCCGTGTGGCCGAGGCAGCCGATGTGCTCATCGTGCTGGGATCCAAGCTCGGCGACGCCGAGCTGTGGGTGCCACAGTTGCGGCCGCGCGGCCGGGTGATCCGCGTGGACATCTCGGCGCCGCAGCTGCAGAAGAATCTCGCCGCCGATGTGGCCATTCGCGGAGACACCGCCGGCGTCGTGGCCGAGTTGTTGCCGATGGTGGCCCATCGTGGAGGGGCGGGGTCTGATCTCGGCGCCGTACGCACCGAGATCGCCGCGCAGATCGTCGCGGCGCTTCCGTCGACCGTGGCGCTCGGGGCGCAGATCGTCGACGCGTTGCCGGACGATGCCATCGTCGCTGGCGACTCCTCGCAGATCGTGTACCTGGCCGTCGCGAACCAGCTGCGGCAAGCGCGGCCGCACTCGATGCTCTACACACCGACGTACGCCACACTCGGGTACGGTCTGCCTGCCGCCATCGGCGCGCGCATCGCCAACCCGACGCGGCCCGTGGTCACGGTGATCGGGGACGGCGCGCTCATGTTCTGCGTGAACGAGCTCATGACCGCCGTCGAGCAGCGACTTGACCTGACGGTGGTGTGCGTCGACAACGGCGGATATGCCGAGATCAAGCAGAACGAGCAGGATCGCGGCATCTCACCCATCGGCGTCGACTTGCTTCAGCCCGATTGGGCGATGCTGGCCACGGCTTTCGGTGCGACGGGAATCAGTGTCGATGAGGGCCCCGACGTCGGGGCGGCGATCCGCGCGGCTGTGGAGGCCGGTGGCGTGCAGCTCGTCCACATCCGTCACAAGGCATAA
- a CDS encoding carbohydrate kinase family protein: protein MTAPSAPAVFIGDVALDEYFAADTWVMPGNKALISTLATYVGGSIANAARVHARLGGETEFVSLLNSGELTGRMLAALVDGHVAVPHMLFDEEIGDPRNLIFLVEGEHVVFTPDVDERPMRLSETALAELARPGYLYTTLNRAARLRSVGLEAAGVLARLRDAGRRIVFDLDVDGFDGDIGLIEGAHVVMMNDRGFEKSFGSEASDADVRSWLESRGVDVLLRSQAADGAMAYTVDETIVAAGYSVPVADVTGAGDTLGGSLVFALGSGWPLPRAIAFAVAAASRSVMHLGPNGGVASIADVERFAADFATEPIEEAV from the coding sequence GTGACCGCGCCGAGCGCGCCGGCGGTGTTCATCGGCGACGTGGCCCTGGACGAGTATTTCGCGGCAGACACGTGGGTCATGCCCGGCAACAAGGCACTCATCAGCACGCTGGCGACGTACGTTGGCGGCAGCATCGCGAATGCCGCACGCGTACATGCCCGGCTCGGTGGGGAAACGGAGTTCGTCTCCCTTCTGAACAGCGGAGAGCTGACAGGGCGGATGCTTGCGGCCCTGGTGGACGGCCACGTCGCCGTCCCGCACATGTTGTTCGACGAGGAGATCGGCGACCCGCGCAATCTCATCTTCCTCGTTGAGGGTGAACACGTCGTCTTCACGCCTGATGTCGACGAGCGACCCATGCGTCTGTCAGAGACAGCTCTCGCTGAGCTTGCTCGGCCCGGATACCTCTACACGACGCTGAACCGCGCGGCGCGATTGCGGTCAGTCGGACTCGAAGCCGCGGGTGTCCTGGCTCGCCTGCGGGATGCCGGCCGTCGGATCGTGTTCGACCTCGACGTCGATGGCTTCGACGGAGACATCGGCCTGATCGAGGGCGCTCACGTCGTGATGATGAATGATCGTGGCTTCGAGAAGTCGTTCGGGTCAGAGGCGTCTGACGCCGACGTGCGCTCGTGGCTGGAGTCTCGAGGAGTAGACGTGCTGCTCCGATCCCAGGCCGCCGATGGCGCCATGGCATACACCGTGGATGAGACCATCGTCGCCGCCGGATACTCGGTGCCCGTCGCCGACGTGACCGGCGCGGGGGACACCCTGGGCGGGTCCCTTGTCTTCGCGCTCGGCTCGGGATGGCCGCTGCCGCGCGCGATCGCATTCGCGGTTGCCGCCGCCTCGCGATCGGTCATGCACCTCGGTCCCAACGGCGGTGTCGCGAGCATCGCCGACGTTGAGCGGTTCGCCGCGGACTTCGCCACCGAACCCATCGAGGAGGCAGTATGA
- a CDS encoding ureidoglycolate lyase has translation MTGGVAPRVVTALTPDSASFAPFGRVVTLDSGALPDVVVTAGSGWTDAYTRSTLTRETPSLGMTSAPGMPFTSTRMERHANVEEALLPAASAIVLAVAEATDGDAPRAEDVRAFVVAHGTAVVLKPGVWHDACRGLDGPTSYYWLSSCVDAGSSPWTPIAGGPVDVRVKA, from the coding sequence GTGACCGGGGGCGTCGCACCGCGCGTGGTCACTGCGCTCACGCCGGATTCGGCGTCGTTCGCGCCGTTCGGCCGAGTCGTCACGCTCGACTCCGGCGCGCTGCCCGACGTGGTCGTCACCGCGGGCTCCGGGTGGACGGACGCATACACCCGCTCGACGCTCACCCGTGAGACCCCGAGCCTCGGGATGACCTCAGCGCCAGGGATGCCGTTCACGAGCACACGCATGGAGCGGCACGCGAATGTCGAGGAGGCGCTGCTTCCCGCGGCATCCGCGATCGTGCTCGCGGTGGCCGAAGCCACCGACGGGGATGCGCCCCGTGCGGAAGACGTCCGTGCGTTCGTGGTGGCCCACGGTACCGCCGTGGTTCTCAAGCCGGGGGTGTGGCATGACGCCTGTCGCGGACTCGACGGGCCGACCTCGTACTACTGGCTGTCATCGTGCGTCGACGCGGGTTCCTCGCCGTGGACGCCGATCGCCGGTGGTCCCGTTGACGTTCGGGTGAAGGCGTGA